The following are encoded together in the Bacillus sp. V2I10 genome:
- a CDS encoding molybdopterin dinucleotide binding domain-containing protein, which translates to MHNLPVLVKRENRCTLWVHSVDAGRLELLKGDKAIVKSRTGKVEVIVQVTEDIMPGTVSLPHGWGHSLTGTRLQTASKHAVVNVNLLTDEQVIDEISGNAVLNGVSVMIEKKD; encoded by the coding sequence ATGCATAATCTTCCTGTACTCGTAAAAAGAGAAAACCGCTGCACGCTTTGGGTTCATTCTGTAGATGCGGGACGATTGGAGTTGCTAAAAGGGGATAAGGCTATTGTGAAATCCCGTACAGGAAAAGTAGAAGTGATCGTACAAGTTACTGAAGACATTATGCCTGGAACGGTGAGCCTGCCGCATGGATGGGGCCACAGCCTAACTGGAACTCGTCTGCAGACAGCAAGCAAACATGCTGTTGTAAATGTTAATCTTTTAACGGATGAACAAGTAATAGATGAGATTTCCGGGAACGCTGTCCTTAATGGGGTATCTGTAATGATCGAAAAAAAAGACTAA